Sequence from the Drosophila subpulchrella strain 33 F10 #4 breed RU33 chromosome 3R, RU_Dsub_v1.1 Primary Assembly, whole genome shotgun sequence genome:
CAGTAGGGATTGAAATATTCTAGAAAGTAAGAAAAACTGTAGACAGAAATTAGTATTACCATAGTTCTGGGCAACTTccctaaaaaataatatctgCGATTCGATCTAAGAAACCGCAGGGTTTGTTTTAAATTGCTTGTTCGATCTGAACATTGAGAAATTGATATTTCGATTGGTTTTAAGGTGCTAGTTTTTAAATCACATGAGTTgtgtgtaaaaaaaaaacgtttcgATTATTAAAACCTCACTTTTTTTCGTTTCCATTTTAACGAATTACAAAGTGACGGGCGCATTGTGGTGAATAATACTTTCTATGAAAGCTATAAACAAATACGTGTGTTTCAGCTGAGTTCCAAACTAAAGGTGGATGGGTCTTACAAAACCATATTTAAGCCTAGAACgctatttaaatttaaatagctGGGAATCTTAGCTCCAGTATTGGTCCAACCTACATGGATGAAGATGAGGATGCTGTTGACTCTGTATTACAAATATCCGGAGTCAGACCAATGAATATCTTGTGATTGTGGTTGGACGTAAGctggctgttgttgttggcctcCAGTTCCGGCAGAAAAGGAAACGAACTGGAGGTGCTGGGTGCCTGGGACAACTGCGCCTCCATAGAGGTCATCGAAGTTGTGGAGGAACTCTCCCCTTCCTCTTCGGTGTGGACGCTTTCATTAGTACTATTGTTGTGATTGTCCCCTGATGACGGCTCCTCTTCGTCCGAGTCGTTGTTCCTTTCCAGATATTCGGTGTCATTAGAGGCACCACTATCGTCCATCTCGGTGGGACGCAGTCGAAGAGTCGTTCTCCTGTGCTTGGTGGTCGATAAACGCTGGCTCTTCAATTTTCGTTTGCGTTCCCTTTGCCCGATTCTGGATTGCAGCGTGTCAACTAGAAACGAGAAGACGACTTGGATTGGTTAGAAAGTAAAGTATGGGATGACTCCAATCCAATAACTCCAATAAGTTTCTTATTAATAAGACGTATATGATTACAGAAACGGAACAGAACTACATTGTCCAAGCATAAATGGGCAAGTCATGGGTCCAAGTCAAGTAGTGTCAACAAACCCCAGACATTTGCCAATAATTGTGGGTAGCAGTCCGCCCTCAGGTGTCAATGGTTCTGACACTAAGCAAACACTTCTTCAACTTGTCAGCCGACCTAAACCCTCGTATCCTGCCTATTGTTAGCTCCACAATCTCAGTCACAGGTTCAGTAACTCTTGATATGGCGACGACTCTGCAGCTAATTATGCTGGCTCTAGTGGGAGGAACCCTTGGTCAAGCCAATAACACGGACTACAAGATTGTTCTGTCCTCGATTTTGGGCCAGCTTGAGGGCGGCCTTGAACTTCATCTAGGGAATTCCGGAAAGGGAGCCAATGATCTTGTACACTTTATAATGGTGCAAGGGATGAACTCTCTTCAAATAAGTTTGAATCAAGAGGAAGAACCACTAACAGCGGAAACTTTACGACATAAATTTTACATGCTTGAAAACGTAGAGGAAATGCAAGGTATCCTAACGAGTTTAGTCAACACAGATGGCTTTTACATATTGGCCTTGGAGAAGGATACGCCTGAGGATGATGCAATCTTGATGGACTTTATGGCTAAAGTTTGGCTTGAGCATGGACACAGTCGGGTATACTATGTCCAGTCGAGGAGAGAACGGCTACTCCTCTATAATCCGTTTAAGCAGGGTTACGAAGTGGTCCAAGATCCCAAAACTTATGGAAGGATCTACAAGAATCTAGAGGGATATACTTTGAGGATATACATCTTTGATTCGGTTTATTCTAGTGTGATTGCGGATGACGAAAGCAACAAGGTACTGGCTATAAATGGAGCGGATGCCAAATTGGCCAAAACAGTGGCAAGGCAATTGAACTTTACGGCCGAATATGTGTTTCCGGATGACGAGTACTTTGGAGGTCGCCTGGCGGATGGATCATATAGTGGCGGAGTGGGACGTGCTCACCGTGGCGAGGTGGACATAATTTTTGCGGGATTCTTCGTCAAGGACTACCTCACCACCCACATCCAGTTCAGCGCAGCCGTTTACATGGACGAACTGTGCCTGTTTGTCAAGAAGGCTCAAAGGATTCCCCAGTCCATCCTTCCCCTTTTTGCTGTTCACTCGGACGTGTGGCTGTGCTTCCTGCTGGTGGGTCTCCTAGGAACCCTAGTCTGGCTTCTTCTGAGGGCTCTAAACCTGGGCTTAGGCATAGAACGATTACCGAATGGATCGCGGACTACAAGGACTAGTTATTTTGAAGCAGCTCGTCGTATCTTTATCGACACTTGGGTCGTTTGGGTTCGGGTGAATGTGGGATGCTTTCCCCCCTTCCACTCGGAACGCATCTTTGTGGCTTCTCTGTGCCTGGTGAGCGTGATTTTTGGAGCCCTGCTCGAGTCCAGTTTGGCCACAGTCTATATACGACCGCTCTACTATCGAGATCCGAATACCCTAAAGGAACTGGATGAATCTGGCCAGCCCATTTATATCAAACATCCTGCTTTCAAGGACGACCTCTTCTACGGCCACGATTCAGCGGTCTACCGTCGGCTGGATGCCAAGATGTTGCTGGTGGCCGAGGGCGAGGAGCGCCTCATTGAGATGGTGTCCAAGAGGGGAGGCTTTGCGGGAGTCACTCGCTCCGCCAGTTTGCAGCTCAGCGACATACGCTACGTGATGACGAAGAAAGTGCACAAGATCCCCGAGTGTCCCAAGAACTATCACATCGCCTATGTCCTGCCACGCCCTTCGCCCTATTTGGATGAAGTCAACCGTGTCGTGCTGCGCCTGGTGGCCGCAGGAATCGTGGGTCTGTGGACGGCCGAGGCGAAGGAGCGCGCCAAGTGGAGCATCCAGCGGTTCCCCGACTACTTGGCCGAAATGGACGTTGGTCGGTGGAAGGTGCTGACCATGTCCGACGTCCAACTGGCCTTTTACGCCCTCACCATCGGATGTCTTCTCTCGGCTGCTGTGTGTGTGGCGGAGATCTTCTTAAGGCGAAAGCGAATACCAATCTTTTTGACTCGATTTTAAGTAAATGTTTTTGGTACTTAGTATTAAAGCCGAGGTAAACAAACTCACCCGCTTTTAGTTCCGGAGCTCGCCGAGGACTCCGGCTGAGCTGATCGCAGGTTCGACGTCGCTGCTCCCGAGCCGCTGCCTCCGCCGACGTGGTGGGCAGCTCATCGTCTCTAAAGATGCGATGAGTCTCCTCCAACCAGTCGCTGATCCGCGCCTGCGTGGCAACCTGCTTTTGCTCGCTGAGGAGCCTCTGGAGCAACTGGTCAACGTTGCGCGGCTGTCCAGTGGTGCCCCTCACCGCCAGCTGGAGCAGAGCTCGCCGCTTCTTGGCGATTAGGTAGAATATGCGATTCGGATGAGTCTGCCAGCTCAGTTCGCTGACATTGGGCGTGTCGACGTCCTGCTCGTTGTCCTCATCTTGGTCCTGATCCGGCTGAGGGTCCTGATCGGGTTCGCGCTCCTCGTCGCTGGGCTCCTCTGTGGCGGATGTGACCTCGCTCCGCTCCGTGGACGTGTCCGAGCTACTGCTGGAGCTGCTCTGGTTGTCCACGGTACTCCAGGACTCGAGCTCGCGCTGAACCAGCGTGTCGAAGAAAGCCAGCATCACCTGGTCCTCGTCCGTGTTGCGGGCACTGAAGTCCTGGGACACGTGATCCGAGGACTCGCGGTGCAGGGCACGGCTACAGTACGGCATGGTTTCGGCTTGTGTTAGGGCTCCCTCCCAACCCTGCTGGGCAAAGGGGCTCCACAGCTGAGTAGTGATGTATAGTGGATTATTTGGGCCATTCTAGTCATCCCTTTTACTTACTTTAATGATCTTTTCGACGCCGGAGGAGGCGAGCAAACAGCGCTGGCGGTTGTAGCGCACCTGGTTGACTATGGAACGGTGGCCGGTGAGGATTACGGGCTGGGTCTCCATCCACTGGTTCTTCTCCTCCACTGGGGGGTTAAAGAAAAATCACATAAGGCATCCAAGGGAGAGTTCACCGACTTACAGTCCACTCCGTCCAGCCGCCAGATGAACATGTTGAAGTTGTCCGACCCTGAGACCACCAGTTCGTCCTGCGGCCCCGCAAACGTGCAGCTCTTCATAGTGCAGGAGTTGAAGTACTCGTCGTGGTAGAAGGTGGCCACCGGCTCCGGCGCCCCGGGGCTGTAGAGGATCGGTGGTAGCCGGCGGTGCAGGGTGAGCAGCAGGGCGCCATTGCAGTTGAAGCGCACGCTCATGCAGCTCGGGGACTCTGGGATGTAGTTGTACTGGCAAAGGGCCCTGGATTACGAAATGTGAGTGAATTGATCCTTGGAAGTCCCGTGAGAACTTACTGCTGGTGGTGCCTCAGATCCCAGAGCATGGCTCCCCTTTTGGCATTGGCTGTGGCCAGGAAGTTTCCGTTCAGTGGATGAAACTCGACAGCATTGAAGGGC
This genomic interval carries:
- the LOC119545669 gene encoding DDB1- and CUL4-associated factor 5, which codes for MTLWRNLRSLETRNLDLALSQRENQLVAGHLPSAIFRERLSAAENLYQRNLTGHYGCVNALEFSPCGQFLASGGDDKRVLLWNVDREVVSKLGKPRSMNEKHASNIFCLGFDTQNTYIFSGGNDDLVIQHDLETGKILNHFSHDGPVYGLSVDRTSGHLLSVATEHGEILVYDLRVGKSEPLALAKFKTPFNAVEFHPLNGNFLATANAKRGAMLWDLRHHQQALCQYNYIPESPSCMSVRFNCNGALLLTLHRRLPPILYSPGAPEPVATFYHDEYFNSCTMKSCTFAGPQDELVVSGSDNFNMFIWRLDGVDLEEKNQWMETQPVILTGHRSIVNQVRYNRQRCLLASSGVEKIIKLWSPFAQQGWEGALTQAETMPYCSRALHRESSDHVSQDFSARNTDEDQVMLAFFDTLVQRELESWSTVDNQSSSSSSSDTSTERSEVTSATEEPSDEEREPDQDPQPDQDQDEDNEQDVDTPNVSELSWQTHPNRIFYLIAKKRRALLQLAVRGTTGQPRNVDQLLQRLLSEQKQVATQARISDWLEETHRIFRDDELPTTSAEAAAREQRRRTCDQLSRSPRRAPELKAVDTLQSRIGQRERKRKLKSQRLSTTKHRRTTLRLRPTEMDDSGASNDTEYLERNNDSDEEEPSSGDNHNNSTNESVHTEEEGESSSTTSMTSMEAQLSQAPSTSSSFPFLPELEANNNSQLTSNHNHKIFIGLTPDICNTESTASSSSSM
- the LOC119551509 gene encoding uncharacterized protein LOC119551509, whose amino-acid sequence is MVLTLSKHFFNLSADLNPRILPIVSSTISVTGSVTLDMATTLQLIMLALVGGTLGQANNTDYKIVLSSILGQLEGGLELHLGNSGKGANDLVHFIMVQGMNSLQISLNQEEEPLTAETLRHKFYMLENVEEMQGILTSLVNTDGFYILALEKDTPEDDAILMDFMAKVWLEHGHSRVYYVQSRRERLLLYNPFKQGYEVVQDPKTYGRIYKNLEGYTLRIYIFDSVYSSVIADDESNKVLAINGADAKLAKTVARQLNFTAEYVFPDDEYFGGRLADGSYSGGVGRAHRGEVDIIFAGFFVKDYLTTHIQFSAAVYMDELCLFVKKAQRIPQSILPLFAVHSDVWLCFLLVGLLGTLVWLLLRALNLGLGIERLPNGSRTTRTSYFEAARRIFIDTWVVWVRVNVGCFPPFHSERIFVASLCLVSVIFGALLESSLATVYIRPLYYRDPNTLKELDESGQPIYIKHPAFKDDLFYGHDSAVYRRLDAKMLLVAEGEERLIEMVSKRGGFAGVTRSASLQLSDIRYVMTKKVHKIPECPKNYHIAYVLPRPSPYLDEVNRVVLRLVAAGIVGLWTAEAKERAKWSIQRFPDYLAEMDVGRWKVLTMSDVQLAFYALTIGCLLSAAVCVAEIFLRRKRIPIFLTRF